The genome window AATGGTTTTCGCCGCCGCTGCCAAAAACGAATGTCCGCACATTACGACAAAGACATAAAAGCATGCCACGCACGGCAGGCCGACGACCCTAGCGCCCGCATGGTTTACACCAGTCCGGCAGTGTGGTACGACGTGCGCGACTCAACCCAATGGCAGATAGACACCGCCGTACGGGAAGGCATGCACGCTGCTGTGCCAGCCTCACCGCTGTGGGCCGACGTGCCTGTGGTAGAGGCTGGGGGCGTCTTTGACATGTACGCACTCATAGGCTACGACCACCGCGCCGACCGCTACACCGCCCCGACCCCGGCCCCGTTGGTCGTAGGGGAACTTGTAAACCCGGTGTAACAAATGGTTCGTAAGTGCCTGATTTGCAAGGGGTGCGGTTGCTTGACGCCGTACCTTTGGCGCTATACCATGCCGCCGTTGGTCAGATAACGTTGACCGGCTGGCATGTGCCTACTATGGACACACTCACGGAACAAGGTAAGTTTCTCATGGACGCTAAAGCGTTAGGCGTTGTGTGTACGCGTTACGAAATGAACGATTTCCGTTGTATGGATATCCTCAAAGAAACCTATAAAAACCAAATGGGATTGTTCGCTGATCATATTCCGCGTGCTGGTAGTTTTCTGATCGTGGCGCATGATGGGTTAGACGCTTTTGGTTACGTGATGGCGACAGGTTCCAACGATGGTACGTATATCCACCTTGTGGATGTGCTGCCAGATTTTCAAAGAAAAGGAATCGCCGCAAAAATGTTCGCGTTCCTCGAAACCTC of Patescibacteria group bacterium contains these proteins:
- a CDS encoding GNAT family N-acetyltransferase, with translation MPDLQGVRLLDAVPLALYHAAVGQITLTGWHVPTMDTLTEQGKFLMDAKALGVVCTRYEMNDFRCMDILKETYKNQMGLFADHIPRAGSFLIVAHDGLDAFGYVMATGSNDGTYIHLVDVLPDFQRKGIAAKMFAFLETSIQYWRGIEGLKYKANYPVMLHCMGSNIEARGLYKKMGFHTVCRVPNWPNMYEWQHVMRKNAPGK